The proteins below come from a single Treponema phagedenis genomic window:
- a CDS encoding CvpA family protein: protein MTIVVADLIFGALFLIIVVKVAVKGFIEEFFSKAAVLGALLAAVLFYKPFTPFLVGFIGRTLFASIVSFLLLFVVTYIGVKLLQLLVGSMFTGATMTNLDRALGFFLGIAEGLLVIALILIILHVQPIINLQPFLADSIFVKLLSPFIVDSSRFFHLIK, encoded by the coding sequence ATGACAATAGTTGTTGCTGATTTAATCTTTGGAGCGCTTTTTCTTATTATCGTAGTAAAGGTTGCGGTAAAGGGTTTTATTGAAGAGTTTTTTTCAAAAGCGGCTGTGCTCGGAGCATTGCTGGCTGCCGTCCTTTTTTATAAACCCTTTACACCTTTTCTAGTTGGTTTTATAGGGAGAACGCTTTTCGCATCCATTGTTTCGTTTTTGCTTTTATTTGTAGTTACCTACATTGGCGTTAAACTGCTTCAACTGCTGGTCGGCTCAATGTTTACCGGAGCAACCATGACAAATCTTGACAGAGCGCTAGGCTTTTTTTTAGGGATTGCCGAAGGGCTTTTAGTTATTGCGCTTATCCTGATAATCTTGCATGTACAGCCCATTATCAATTTACAACCATTTCTGGCTGACAGTATTTTTGTAAAACTCCTTTCTCCTTTTATTGTTGACAGCTCAAGGTTTTTTCATCTTATTAAGTGA
- the murG gene encoding undecaprenyldiphospho-muramoylpentapeptide beta-N-acetylglucosaminyltransferase, with product MSYVVFTGGGTGGHIFPGLAVAEVMIQKKGISIVWIGDEKGADRSYVESGGLPFKGIPAGKLRRYFSLQNFVDVFKVAGGFIKSLYLLATLKPAFVFSKGGFVSVPPCMAAKFLRIPVITHESDFTPGLATRLNSRSAAKIFVAYPETIQFLKKEQQGKAVYTGNPVRLDFYTAKADAGRSFLHIDTKKPLLFIQGGSLGARQINDLVFESISFLTEHFYVVHQCGAANVDQAKLIKQKIHAADSYQYFPFIREEIPQVLAAADIVLSRAGANSIWECAAAGKPMVLVPLEKGSSRGDQLDNAAFFEKKGAAFVLSGNKTTAENLIALLQDLLHNPEKLRVAHEAALHLGKQKPAEYIADLLIAELEKKI from the coding sequence ATGAGCTATGTTGTATTTACCGGCGGAGGTACGGGCGGGCATATTTTCCCCGGTCTTGCCGTTGCCGAGGTAATGATTCAAAAGAAAGGCATTTCGATTGTCTGGATCGGAGACGAGAAGGGAGCGGATCGCTCGTATGTGGAAAGCGGAGGACTTCCGTTTAAGGGCATTCCGGCGGGAAAACTGCGCAGATATTTCAGTTTGCAAAACTTTGTTGACGTGTTTAAGGTTGCGGGAGGTTTTATAAAATCCCTGTATTTGCTGGCAACGTTAAAACCGGCGTTTGTATTTTCCAAAGGAGGCTTTGTGTCCGTTCCGCCTTGTATGGCTGCAAAATTTTTGCGAATTCCGGTTATTACCCATGAATCAGATTTTACGCCCGGTCTTGCCACAAGGCTCAATAGTCGCAGCGCAGCAAAAATCTTTGTCGCGTACCCTGAAACAATTCAGTTCTTAAAAAAAGAGCAGCAAGGGAAGGCTGTGTATACGGGGAATCCGGTGCGCCTTGATTTTTACACGGCGAAGGCGGATGCGGGCAGAAGCTTTTTGCATATTGATACAAAAAAGCCCTTGCTTTTTATACAAGGCGGCAGTTTAGGGGCGCGGCAAATAAATGATTTAGTGTTTGAGTCAATCTCTTTCCTTACGGAGCATTTTTATGTGGTGCATCAATGCGGGGCGGCAAATGTCGATCAGGCAAAATTGATAAAACAAAAAATTCATGCCGCTGATTCATATCAGTATTTTCCGTTTATTCGGGAGGAAATACCGCAGGTGCTTGCCGCAGCGGATATTGTACTTTCCCGTGCCGGCGCAAACTCTATTTGGGAGTGCGCTGCCGCAGGAAAGCCCATGGTTTTGGTACCTTTGGAAAAAGGCTCATCGCGCGGGGATCAGCTTGATAATGCCGCTTTTTTTGAAAAAAAAGGAGCTGCCTTTGTTTTAAGCGGCAATAAAACTACAGCGGAAAATCTCATCGCTCTTTTACAAGACTTGCTGCATAATCCGGAAAAATTGCGTGTTGCGCACGAAGCTGCTTTGCATTTAGGCAAACAAAAACCAGCCGAGTATATTGCGGATTTACTAATTGCGGAGTTAGAGAAAAAAATATGA
- a CDS encoding ankyrin repeat domain-containing protein, protein MQRNFHVFLKKLTGIIGSLVLACIIFSCTSTPLPERKQTLFELIQEGNIEGLKERFSKESVNIRDSAGNTLLHAAVKQNNEIIIRFLLSMRANPEDTDSMGRTPLMLAITEDCLEAAKVLAEANANIFAYDGNNDTPFALAARKGSAKYILTAQTVLQQDKDGRTPLHYAAIVLDEELVKDILKEGNPIQKKDKDHNTPLHLVYKKTNHIEAAKIAALLLRAGAEPLHKSFDEFEIAVLKRNYSMRFNSGNTALHMMAKEGFLGFIRYLIAQGVDLNAKNVASSTPLHEAVRNGHADAVQVLLLSGADPNARDASSNTPLHIVMPKEKRIRIFTDLLNAGALPSLKDIYGETPLHIAARVGMDVSIINQLIRAGADVNERNKKGETPLLLAIDRNNIAAATYFVTLGADINAENIDKETPLTKAFDKGLETVKAIITPQNLGGRDSLGRSPLHIAVIKSCNTDILRFLLSEKKQISAGDQMGNTPLHYAVANNDKVAGELLMAEGASIFVANMQGASPLKTALTQVGGREGWILNQKTINAQDSAGNTPLHYAAEWKLVSIMNYIILKGGKIDARNTNAETPLFSAVKSDSADAIRLLLHPETGKSANIDARDFLGNSALHACIRWSSYDAAEALLEEAKLKQIALQNAQNLAGKAPLHDAAEQEQLNFIRLLIEYYAKINIGDETGKSPLADAVIYGRKEAVRMLLENGASPVQQDMYGRTAFHEAVNLGSLAIITEIRTAGGNPLARDSFGTTPLSLALFMGDTFVDTVVGTNPMLANSDGDSPLHIAIAENAKEHTLKLLLNKKYQVNKRNRTGSSALLTAVKNGRKDFCKDLLEAGADPFLTNNAGESPLSIMLSEQTDMIDIFANFAAQKTDVIGDTILHYAARIANAQTVKKLISMNKFNLLERNTAGETPRDVALRWKRSDIAQLLN, encoded by the coding sequence TTGCAGCGAAATTTTCATGTATTTTTAAAAAAACTTACCGGAATCATCGGCAGTCTTGTACTCGCTTGTATAATCTTTTCCTGTACCTCTACGCCTCTGCCGGAACGGAAGCAAACTCTTTTTGAACTTATACAAGAAGGAAATATCGAAGGCTTAAAAGAACGTTTTAGTAAAGAGTCCGTAAATATCCGTGACAGTGCGGGAAATACCTTATTGCACGCAGCGGTTAAACAAAATAATGAGATTATTATTCGATTTTTATTAAGTATGCGTGCTAATCCTGAAGACACCGACAGTATGGGCAGAACACCTTTGATGCTTGCTATAACCGAAGACTGCCTTGAGGCTGCAAAAGTTTTGGCCGAAGCAAATGCAAATATTTTTGCGTATGACGGTAATAATGATACTCCTTTCGCTCTTGCTGCCCGAAAAGGAAGCGCAAAGTATATTCTAACCGCACAAACAGTTTTACAACAGGACAAGGACGGAAGGACGCCGCTACATTACGCCGCCATTGTATTAGATGAAGAGTTGGTAAAAGATATTCTAAAAGAAGGCAATCCTATACAAAAAAAAGATAAAGACCACAATACTCCTTTGCATTTGGTATATAAAAAAACCAATCATATTGAAGCGGCAAAAATTGCAGCGCTGCTTTTACGTGCCGGAGCGGAACCTTTACACAAGAGTTTTGATGAATTTGAAATAGCGGTATTAAAAAGAAATTACTCAATGCGTTTTAATAGCGGAAATACAGCTTTGCACATGATGGCAAAAGAAGGGTTCCTTGGTTTTATTCGGTATTTAATCGCACAAGGCGTTGACTTAAATGCAAAAAATGTTGCAAGCTCAACCCCCTTACACGAAGCGGTACGCAACGGTCATGCCGATGCAGTGCAAGTACTCTTACTTTCCGGAGCAGACCCAAATGCGCGCGATGCTTCTTCAAATACTCCGCTTCATATTGTTATGCCAAAAGAAAAGCGTATACGTATTTTCACCGATTTACTTAATGCGGGAGCGCTTCCTTCTTTAAAGGACATTTACGGTGAAACTCCATTACACATTGCAGCTCGAGTGGGAATGGATGTAAGTATCATTAATCAGTTAATCCGTGCGGGAGCGGATGTAAATGAACGGAATAAAAAAGGAGAAACACCTCTTTTACTTGCAATTGATCGAAACAATATTGCTGCAGCAACATATTTTGTTACGCTTGGAGCGGATATTAATGCGGAAAACATTGATAAAGAAACTCCTCTTACAAAAGCGTTTGACAAAGGACTTGAAACCGTTAAAGCAATTATCACTCCGCAAAACCTGGGCGGAAGAGATTCCCTCGGTAGAAGTCCTTTACATATTGCAGTAATAAAATCCTGCAACACGGATATTCTGCGCTTTCTCCTCAGCGAAAAAAAGCAAATATCAGCAGGAGATCAAATGGGAAACACACCGCTGCATTATGCGGTTGCCAATAATGACAAAGTTGCAGGGGAGCTTTTAATGGCAGAAGGTGCCAGCATTTTTGTGGCGAATATGCAAGGAGCTTCTCCTTTAAAAACCGCCCTTACACAGGTTGGTGGCAGAGAAGGTTGGATATTAAATCAAAAAACCATTAATGCCCAAGATAGTGCCGGAAACACGCCGCTGCATTATGCTGCCGAATGGAAGCTTGTTTCTATTATGAACTATATTATTCTCAAAGGCGGTAAAATTGATGCCCGCAACACAAATGCGGAAACGCCTCTTTTCAGTGCGGTAAAATCAGACAGCGCCGATGCCATACGGCTTTTACTGCATCCCGAAACAGGCAAGAGCGCAAATATTGATGCACGAGACTTTTTAGGGAATTCCGCATTGCATGCCTGCATACGCTGGTCGTCGTATGATGCGGCGGAAGCTTTACTGGAAGAAGCAAAGTTAAAACAAATTGCGCTACAAAATGCGCAAAACCTTGCAGGAAAAGCCCCTTTACACGATGCGGCGGAGCAAGAGCAATTAAACTTTATCCGATTACTCATTGAATATTATGCAAAAATAAACATCGGAGACGAGACCGGAAAATCTCCTTTGGCGGATGCCGTAATTTACGGAAGAAAAGAAGCGGTACGCATGTTATTGGAAAATGGCGCATCCCCGGTACAGCAAGATATGTACGGACGGACAGCCTTCCATGAAGCGGTAAATCTTGGATCCTTAGCGATTATTACCGAAATTAGAACCGCCGGAGGAAATCCGCTTGCACGCGATTCCTTCGGTACAACACCGCTATCACTTGCCCTCTTTATGGGAGACACCTTTGTTGACACTGTTGTAGGCACAAATCCAATGCTTGCAAATTCAGACGGAGACTCACCGCTTCATATTGCAATAGCTGAAAATGCAAAAGAACACACCTTAAAACTTTTGCTGAACAAAAAATATCAGGTAAACAAGCGAAACAGAACGGGCTCATCAGCTCTCCTTACCGCTGTAAAAAACGGAAGAAAAGATTTTTGCAAAGATTTACTTGAAGCGGGTGCCGATCCTTTTTTAACAAACAATGCGGGAGAATCTCCGCTATCAATAATGCTTTCCGAGCAAACAGACATGATCGATATTTTTGCAAATTTCGCGGCTCAAAAAACCGATGTTATCGGAGACACCATATTGCATTATGCCGCAAGAATTGCAAATGCGCAAACAGTTAAAAAACTCATCAGTATGAATAAATTCAATCTGCTTGAACGAAACACTGCCGGAGAAACTCCCCGCGATGTTGCCCTCCGCTGGAAACGCAGTGATATTGCTCAGTTACTTAATTAA